The Streptomyces pactum genome contains a region encoding:
- a CDS encoding carbohydrate ABC transporter permease: MNAVRRYLGNGIVQAFLVLVGLVWMTPLAGLFLSSLRSAEDTAEGGWWTALASPGQLSLDNYSALLGNSGITQAFWNTVLISVPTTVLVVVVGALAGYAFAWLDFPGREAVFLLVVALLVVPVQIGLLPVAKLFGQLGLFGTIPGVVLFHVAYGLPFAVFLLRNYFAEMPKEMLEAARMDGGNEWRIFTRLVLPVGKPALASLAIFQFLWVWNDMLVALLFADSSSQPLTVELQSQIRQFGSNIDVLAPGAFLSLVVPVVVFFAFQRHFVQGVMAGSVK, encoded by the coding sequence ATGAACGCCGTGCGGCGCTACCTGGGCAACGGGATCGTCCAGGCCTTCCTCGTACTCGTCGGCCTGGTGTGGATGACACCGCTGGCCGGGCTGTTCCTGTCCTCGCTGCGGTCCGCCGAGGACACGGCCGAGGGCGGCTGGTGGACCGCGCTCGCCAGCCCCGGGCAACTCTCCCTCGACAACTACTCGGCGCTGCTGGGTAACTCGGGCATCACCCAGGCCTTCTGGAACACGGTGCTGATCTCCGTGCCGACGACCGTGCTCGTCGTGGTCGTCGGGGCGCTGGCCGGATACGCCTTCGCGTGGCTGGACTTCCCGGGGCGCGAGGCGGTCTTCCTGCTGGTCGTGGCGCTGCTGGTGGTGCCCGTGCAGATCGGGCTGCTGCCGGTCGCGAAGCTCTTCGGGCAGCTCGGACTGTTCGGGACCATCCCCGGTGTGGTGCTCTTCCACGTGGCGTACGGACTGCCGTTCGCGGTGTTCCTGCTGCGGAACTACTTCGCCGAGATGCCCAAGGAGATGCTGGAGGCCGCGCGGATGGACGGCGGCAACGAGTGGCGGATCTTCACGCGGCTGGTGCTGCCGGTGGGGAAGCCGGCCCTCGCCAGCCTCGCCATCTTCCAGTTCCTGTGGGTGTGGAACGACATGCTGGTGGCGCTGCTGTTCGCGGACAGTTCGTCGCAGCCGTTGACGGTGGAGCTCCAGTCGCAGATCCGGCAGTTCGGCAGCAACATCGACGTGCTGGCGCCCGGGGCGTTCCTCTCGCTCGTCGTGCCGGTGGTGGTCTTCTTCGCGTTCCAGCGGCACTTCGTGCAGGGGGTCATGGCGGGGTCGGTGAAGTGA